One window from the genome of Pseudomonas frederiksbergensis encodes:
- a CDS encoding DUF1326 domain-containing protein — protein sequence MAIAEWRMQGVEFIACNCNWGCPCQFNAPPTHGHCQAVASMRVERGHFKEVALDGLCWAATFSWPGAIHEGNGSCQVFIDERANEVQRGALLTILSGLESDPGANVFQVFSSTMSEAFEPQFVPITLSIDVDQRLAHLDIPGVLQASGEPIRSPIDGSPHRVRLSLPNGFEFLEAEVASGSYQTHSALKLQSQDSHSHLAQVHFTGHGIEP from the coding sequence ATGGCCATCGCCGAATGGCGCATGCAGGGCGTCGAGTTCATCGCCTGCAACTGCAATTGGGGCTGCCCCTGCCAATTCAATGCGCCACCCACCCATGGGCACTGCCAGGCGGTGGCGTCGATGCGGGTGGAGCGCGGGCATTTCAAGGAAGTGGCGCTGGACGGCTTGTGCTGGGCTGCCACCTTCTCCTGGCCGGGCGCTATCCATGAGGGTAACGGCAGTTGTCAGGTGTTCATCGATGAACGCGCCAACGAGGTGCAACGCGGGGCCCTGCTGACCATTCTGTCTGGCCTGGAGAGCGATCCTGGGGCCAACGTGTTCCAGGTGTTCAGCAGCACCATGAGTGAAGCGTTCGAACCGCAGTTCGTGCCCATCACCCTGTCCATCGATGTCGATCAACGCCTGGCGCACCTGGACATTCCAGGGGTGCTGCAGGCCAGCGGCGAGCCGATCCGCAGCCCGATCGACGGCTCACCTCATCGCGTGCGCCTCTCACTGCCCAATGGCTTTGAATTCCTCGAGGCGGAAGTCGCCAGCGGCAGCTACCAGACGCATTCAGCCCTCAAGCTGCAATCCCAGGACAGCCATAGCCACCTCGCCCAGGTGCATTTCACCGGCCACGGCATAGAGCCGTAG
- a CDS encoding ABC transporter permease yields MSRAESGSVGLYHRAVVYLLFAILLLPLVGTLVYSIASSWSATVLPSGFTFKWYVQLWSDPRFLHAFGQSLLVCVGALVLSVVLILPLLFVVHYHFPRLDALMNILILLPFAVPPVVSSVGLLQLYGSGPLAMVGTPWILIGCYFTVALPFMYRAITNNLQAINLRDLMDAAQMLGASTFQAALLVVLPNLRKGLMVALLLSFSFLFGEFVFANILVGTRYETLQVYLNNMRNSSGHFTSALVISYFFFVLVLTWAANILNKDKSQ; encoded by the coding sequence ATGTCTCGCGCTGAATCGGGCTCCGTCGGGCTCTATCATCGAGCGGTGGTGTACCTGCTGTTCGCCATCCTGCTGCTGCCCCTGGTCGGAACACTGGTCTACTCCATCGCCAGCAGTTGGTCGGCCACTGTGCTGCCCAGCGGTTTCACCTTCAAATGGTATGTGCAGTTGTGGAGCGATCCACGTTTTCTCCACGCCTTCGGTCAATCGCTGCTGGTCTGCGTCGGTGCGCTGGTGCTCTCGGTGGTGCTGATCCTGCCGCTGCTGTTTGTGGTGCATTACCACTTTCCCAGGCTCGACGCGCTGATGAACATCCTCATCCTGCTGCCCTTCGCGGTGCCGCCGGTGGTGTCGTCGGTGGGGCTGTTGCAACTCTACGGTTCCGGGCCGCTGGCGATGGTCGGTACGCCGTGGATCCTGATCGGCTGCTACTTCACCGTCGCCCTGCCATTCATGTACCGGGCGATCACCAACAACCTGCAAGCGATTAACCTGCGCGACCTGATGGATGCCGCGCAAATGCTCGGCGCCAGCACCTTCCAGGCCGCGCTGCTGGTGGTGCTGCCGAACTTGCGCAAGGGTTTGATGGTGGCGCTGCTGCTGTCCTTCTCGTTCCTGTTTGGCGAGTTCGTGTTCGCCAACATCCTCGTCGGCACCCGCTATGAAACGCTGCAGGTGTACCTGAACAACATGCGCAACAGCAGCGGCCATTTCACCAGTGCGCTGGTGATCTCTTATTTCTTCTTCGTACTGGTCCTGACCTGGGCGGCCAACATCTTGAACAAGGACAAAAGCCAATGA
- a CDS encoding DUF2182 domain-containing protein, translating to MAGPQAVTPSKRLSGEQILLLLCLLALTALAWVMLLRMARDMSAPGGMADAAMAGMIMPWSLADALLMFAMWVVMMLGMMLPSALPMLLIYQQMLRKRMRAPQRHLALLLFCCAYGLVWSGFALGATALQWTLEQLALLSPAMRSSSTALGAGLLLVAGVYQWLPAKATCLEHCRGPLHFLLSYWRPDVLGGWRMGLAHGAHCLGCCWALMGVLFVVGVMNLFWVAVIGAFILLEKNLPQGLWLSRASGVLLLGWGLWLLLG from the coding sequence ATGGCAGGACCCCAGGCGGTAACGCCGAGTAAGCGACTGTCAGGCGAGCAGATACTGTTGCTGCTCTGCCTGCTCGCACTGACCGCCCTGGCCTGGGTGATGCTGCTGCGCATGGCCCGCGACATGAGTGCGCCGGGCGGCATGGCTGATGCGGCAATGGCCGGCATGATCATGCCGTGGAGCCTCGCCGATGCGCTACTGATGTTCGCGATGTGGGTGGTGATGATGCTGGGCATGATGCTGCCCAGCGCCTTGCCCATGCTGCTGATCTACCAGCAGATGCTGCGCAAGCGCATGCGAGCGCCGCAGCGACACTTGGCCTTGCTGTTGTTCTGCTGCGCCTATGGCCTGGTCTGGTCCGGCTTCGCCCTGGGCGCCACGGCACTCCAGTGGACGCTTGAACAACTGGCCTTGCTCAGTCCGGCGATGCGCAGCAGCAGTACCGCGCTGGGCGCGGGCCTGCTGCTGGTCGCAGGCGTCTATCAGTGGCTACCGGCCAAAGCGACGTGCCTCGAGCATTGTCGCGGTCCGCTGCATTTCCTTCTCAGCTACTGGCGCCCCGACGTGCTCGGCGGCTGGCGCATGGGCCTGGCCCATGGTGCTCACTGCCTGGGTTGCTGCTGGGCGTTGATGGGCGTGCTGTTTGTGGTCGGCGTGATGAACCTGTTCTGGGTGGCAGTGATCGGTGCCTTCATCCTGCTGGAGAAAAACCTGCCGCAGGGGCTCTGGCTCAGTCGTGCCAGCGGTGTGTTATTGCTCGGCTGGGGCCTGTGGCTGCTGCTGGGGTAG
- a CDS encoding ABC transporter ATP-binding protein, translated as MSYVSVQHLQKSYAGTPVFSDINCEIGKGEFVTLLGPSGCGKSTLLRCIAGLTAVDAGKILLDGQDIVPLSPQKRGIGMVFQSYALFPNMTVEQNVAFGLRMQKVDASDSRQRVLEILRLVELHDFAARYPHQLSGGQCQRVALARSLVTRPRLLLLDEPLSALDARIRKHLREQIRQIQRELGLTTIFVTHDQEEALTMSDRIFLMNQGKIVQSGDAETLYTAPVDVFAAGFIGNYNLLDADSASKLLQRPVTGRIAIRPEAIELNRSGEPDALIRSHSLLGNVIRYRVEARGVELVVDVLNRSAADLHPDGARLALSIDPSALCEVA; from the coding sequence ATGAGCTACGTCAGCGTCCAACACCTGCAGAAAAGCTACGCCGGCACGCCGGTGTTCAGTGACATCAATTGCGAGATCGGCAAGGGCGAATTCGTCACCCTCCTCGGCCCCTCCGGTTGCGGCAAATCCACACTGTTGCGCTGCATTGCCGGCCTGACGGCGGTGGATGCCGGCAAGATCCTGCTGGACGGCCAAGACATCGTCCCGCTGAGCCCGCAGAAACGCGGGATCGGCATGGTCTTCCAGAGCTACGCCTTGTTCCCCAACATGACCGTGGAGCAGAACGTCGCCTTCGGCCTGCGCATGCAGAAGGTCGACGCCTCGGACAGCCGTCAGCGTGTGTTGGAGATCCTGCGCCTGGTGGAGCTGCATGACTTTGCCGCCCGCTATCCCCATCAACTGTCCGGCGGCCAATGCCAGCGCGTCGCCCTCGCCCGCTCCCTTGTGACGCGGCCGCGCCTGTTGCTGCTGGACGAACCGCTGTCGGCCCTGGATGCGCGGATTCGTAAGCACTTGCGCGAACAGATCCGACAGATACAGCGCGAACTTGGCCTGACTACGATTTTCGTCACACATGATCAGGAGGAAGCGCTGACGATGTCTGACCGGATTTTCCTGATGAACCAGGGAAAGATCGTACAGAGCGGCGATGCCGAGACCCTTTACACTGCACCCGTCGATGTCTTTGCCGCCGGCTTCATCGGCAACTACAACCTGCTGGACGCCGACAGCGCGAGCAAACTGCTGCAGCGGCCGGTGACCGGTCGCATCGCCATTCGCCCGGAAGCGATTGAGTTGAATCGCAGCGGCGAACCCGATGCGCTGATCCGCAGCCACAGCCTGCTGGGCAACGTGATCCGCTACCGGGTCGAGGCCCGCGGCGTGGAACTGGTGGTGGATGTGCTCAATCGCTCGGCCGCCGACCTGCATCCAGATGGTGCACGACTGGCACTTTCCATCGATCCTTCGGCGCTGTGTGAGGTAGCCTGA
- a CDS encoding ABC transporter permease, which produces MTRGKWLAALCLVPFAIFFIVFQIAPLLWVLVNSLESEEFGWGLANFSKIFSSKFYRQAIQHSLEISFWSSVFGIIIAVLGSYSLRRVDSRLRNFVNAFANMTSNFSGVPLAFAFIILLGFNGSITIMLKQAGIIEDFNLYSKTGLIILYTYFQIPLGVLLLYPAFDALREDWRESAALLGASGWQFWRHIGLPVLTPALLGTFVILLANALGAYATVYALTTGNFNVLPIRIAAMVSGDISLDPNMASALAVVLVALMTLVTIVHQLLLKRSYHVSR; this is translated from the coding sequence ATGACGCGCGGCAAATGGCTGGCAGCGTTGTGCCTGGTGCCCTTCGCGATTTTCTTCATCGTGTTCCAGATCGCCCCGCTGCTCTGGGTATTGGTCAACAGCCTGGAATCGGAGGAGTTCGGCTGGGGCCTGGCCAACTTCAGCAAGATCTTCAGTTCGAAGTTTTACCGGCAGGCAATCCAGCACAGCCTGGAGATCAGCTTCTGGTCCAGCGTATTCGGCATCATCATCGCCGTGCTCGGCAGTTATTCCCTGCGTCGAGTGGATTCGCGGTTGCGTAACTTCGTCAATGCGTTCGCCAACATGACCAGCAACTTCTCCGGCGTGCCCCTGGCCTTCGCGTTCATCATCCTGCTGGGGTTCAACGGCAGCATCACGATCATGCTCAAGCAAGCGGGGATCATCGAGGATTTCAACCTCTACTCGAAAACCGGGTTGATCATTCTCTACACCTATTTCCAGATTCCCTTGGGCGTGCTGTTGCTTTATCCGGCCTTCGACGCGCTGCGTGAAGACTGGCGCGAATCCGCCGCGCTGCTGGGCGCCAGCGGCTGGCAGTTCTGGCGGCACATAGGCTTGCCGGTGCTGACGCCGGCGCTGCTGGGCACGTTCGTGATCCTGCTGGCCAACGCCCTCGGTGCCTACGCCACGGTCTACGCGCTGACCACAGGCAACTTCAACGTGCTGCCGATTCGCATCGCGGCGATGGTCTCCGGCGACATTTCCCTGGATCCGAACATGGCCAGCGCACTCGCCGTGGTGCTGGTGGCGTTGATGACCCTGGTGACCATCGTCCATCAACTGCTGCTCAAGAGGAGCTACCATGTCTCGCGCTGA
- a CDS encoding HAD family hydrolase encodes MALAIFDLDETLIHGDCATLWSEQMGRLGWVDPESFMRRNNELMDAYSHGKLRMEEYMDFSLEPMIGRTPEEIEHLVAPWVEDFIEPIIFSDATKAIAEHRKAGDRILVISASGTHLVKPIAERLGIDEILAIELDVAHGVYSGKTVGTLTYREGKITRLLDWLDAEEENLEGASFYSDSRNDLPLLLRVDYPHVVNPDQVLRAHAELAGWPIHSWK; translated from the coding sequence ATGGCCCTGGCAATTTTTGATCTGGACGAAACCCTGATCCACGGCGACTGCGCCACCCTCTGGAGCGAACAGATGGGACGGCTGGGCTGGGTCGATCCCGAATCGTTCATGCGCCGCAACAACGAGCTGATGGACGCCTACAGCCACGGCAAGCTGCGCATGGAAGAGTACATGGACTTCAGCCTGGAACCGATGATCGGCCGCACGCCGGAAGAAATCGAGCACCTGGTGGCACCGTGGGTTGAAGACTTCATCGAGCCGATCATCTTCAGCGACGCCACCAAGGCCATCGCCGAGCACCGCAAGGCCGGCGACCGGATCCTGGTGATCTCGGCCTCGGGCACGCATCTGGTCAAGCCGATTGCCGAACGCCTGGGCATCGATGAGATCCTGGCGATCGAGCTGGACGTCGCCCATGGGGTATACAGCGGCAAGACCGTGGGCACCCTGACGTATCGCGAAGGCAAGATCACCCGGTTACTGGATTGGCTGGATGCCGAAGAGGAAAACCTCGAAGGTGCGAGCTTCTATTCCGATTCGCGCAATGACCTGCCGCTGTTGCTGCGGGTGGATTACCCGCATGTGGTGAATCCGGACCAGGTGTTGAGGGCCCATGCCGAGCTGGCTGGCTGGCCGATCCATAGCTGGAAGTAA
- a CDS encoding carboxy terminal-processing peptidase, whose translation MKHLFPSTALALFIGLGVSTLSSNALAANSWDKLQPDRDEVIASLNVVELLKRHHYSKPPLDDARSVIIHDSYLKLLDPSRSYFLASDIAEFDKWKTQFDDFLKSGDLNAGFIIYKRYLDRVKARLDYALAELNKGVDKIDFNAKETLLVDRKDAAWLKSTAELDDLWRKRVKDEVLRMKIAGKDPKQIQETLTKRYKNQLARLDQTRAEDIFQAYINTFAMSYDPHTNYLSPDNAENFDINMSLSLEGIGAVLQSDNDQVKIVRLVPAGPADKTKQVGPADKIIGVAQGNKEMVDVVGWRLDEVVKLIRGPKGSVVRLEVIPASNAPNDQTSKVVSITREAVKLEEQAAKKSVLKLKQDGKDYKLGIIEIPAFYLDFKAFRAGDPDYKSTTRDVKKLLTELQKDKVDGVVIDLRNNGGGSLQEATELTSLFIDKGPTVLVRNADGRVDVLEDENPGAFYKGPMALLVNRLSASASEIFAGAMQDYHRALIIGGQTFGKGTVQTIQPLNHGELKLTLAKFYRVSGQSTQHQGVLPDINYPSIIDTKEIGESALPEAMPWDTIRPAIKPAVDPFKPFLAQLKSDHDARSSQDAEFVFIRDKLALAQKLMMEKTVTLNEAERRAQHADIEAKQLAMENLRRKAKGEEPLKELKKEDEDLITEPEKTKPEDDAYLSETGRILLDYLKLNTAVAKH comes from the coding sequence ATGAAGCACTTGTTCCCCAGTACTGCACTTGCCCTTTTCATTGGCCTTGGCGTTTCGACGCTTTCGAGCAATGCGCTCGCGGCCAACAGCTGGGACAAGCTTCAGCCCGATCGCGACGAGGTGATTGCCAGCCTTAATGTCGTTGAGTTGCTCAAGCGTCATCACTACAGCAAGCCGCCGCTCGATGACGCACGCTCGGTCATCATCCATGACAGCTACCTGAAGCTGCTCGATCCGTCGCGCAGCTATTTCCTGGCCAGCGACATCGCCGAGTTCGACAAATGGAAGACCCAATTCGACGACTTCCTCAAGAGCGGTGACCTTAACGCCGGTTTCATTATCTACAAGCGCTACCTGGACCGCGTCAAGGCGCGCCTGGACTACGCCTTGGCGGAGTTGAACAAAGGCGTCGACAAGATCGATTTCAATGCCAAGGAAACCTTGCTGGTCGACCGCAAGGATGCCGCCTGGCTCAAGAGCACAGCCGAACTCGACGACCTCTGGCGCAAACGCGTCAAGGACGAAGTGCTGCGCATGAAGATCGCCGGCAAGGATCCCAAGCAGATCCAGGAAACCCTGACCAAGCGCTACAAGAACCAATTGGCGCGCCTGGACCAGACCCGTGCCGAAGATATCTTCCAGGCCTACATCAATACCTTCGCAATGTCCTACGACCCGCACACCAATTATCTGTCGCCGGATAACGCGGAGAACTTCGACATCAACATGAGCCTGTCCCTGGAAGGCATCGGCGCAGTGCTGCAGAGCGATAACGATCAGGTCAAGATCGTGCGCCTGGTGCCAGCGGGCCCGGCGGACAAGACCAAGCAGGTCGGCCCGGCGGACAAGATCATTGGTGTCGCCCAAGGCAACAAGGAAATGGTCGACGTGGTCGGCTGGCGCCTGGATGAAGTGGTCAAGCTGATCCGTGGCCCGAAAGGCTCGGTGGTCCGCCTGGAAGTCATTCCGGCCAGCAACGCACCGAACGACCAGACCAGCAAAGTCGTGTCCATCACCCGCGAAGCGGTGAAGCTGGAAGAACAGGCCGCGAAAAAATCGGTCCTGAAACTCAAGCAGGACGGCAAGGACTACAAGCTCGGCATCATCGAGATCCCGGCGTTCTACCTGGACTTCAAGGCGTTCCGCGCTGGGGATCCGGATTACAAAAGCACCACTCGCGACGTCAAGAAGCTGCTGACCGAACTGCAAAAGGATAAGGTCGACGGCGTCGTCATCGACTTGCGCAACAACGGCGGCGGCTCCTTGCAGGAAGCCACCGAACTGACCAGCCTGTTCATCGACAAAGGCCCGACCGTGCTCGTGCGCAATGCCGATGGCCGGGTCGATGTGCTGGAAGATGAAAACCCGGGCGCGTTCTACAAGGGCCCGATGGCCTTGCTGGTCAATCGCCTGTCGGCCTCGGCCTCGGAGATTTTCGCCGGCGCCATGCAGGACTACCACCGCGCCTTGATCATCGGCGGCCAGACCTTCGGCAAGGGCACCGTGCAAACTATCCAGCCGCTGAACCACGGCGAACTGAAACTGACCCTGGCGAAGTTCTACCGGGTTTCCGGCCAGAGCACCCAGCACCAAGGCGTGCTGCCTGACATCAATTACCCGTCGATCATCGACACCAAGGAAATCGGTGAAAGCGCCCTGCCCGAGGCCATGCCGTGGGACACCATCCGCCCCGCGATCAAGCCAGCCGTGGACCCGTTCAAGCCGTTCCTGGCCCAACTCAAGTCCGACCATGACGCGCGCTCGTCCCAGGACGCGGAATTCGTGTTCATCCGTGACAAGCTGGCCCTCGCGCAGAAGCTGATGATGGAGAAAACCGTCACCCTCAACGAAGCCGAGCGCCGCGCGCAGCATGCCGACATCGAGGCCAAGCAACTGGCAATGGAAAACCTGCGTCGCAAGGCCAAGGGCGAAGAACCGCTCAAAGAGCTGAAGAAAGAAGACGAGGACCTGATCACCGAACCGGAAAAGACCAAGCCGGAAGACGATGCCTACCTGAGTGAAACCGGGCGAATCCTCCTGGATTACCTGAAACTCAACACGGCGGTCGCCAAGCACTGA
- a CDS encoding alkaline phosphatase family protein, with product MKHNVILVVLDGLNYEVARHAMGHLQAYVGAGRAALYKLECELPALSRPLYECILTGVVPIDSGIVHNNVSRLSNQRSIFHYAIEGGLSTAAAAYHWVSELYNASPFVAGRDRHTDNPDLPIQYGHFYWNDHYPDSHLLADAEHLRQRYLPNFLLVHPMNIDDAGHKHGLDTPQYRNSARSADINLAVYLQAWLDVGYQVLVTSDHGMNSDRSHNGLLAEEREVPLFVLGDGFSLDASAAPRQTELCGTICQLLGVDHDKPYCRELLK from the coding sequence ATGAAGCACAACGTCATCCTGGTGGTGCTCGATGGCCTCAACTACGAGGTCGCCCGGCATGCCATGGGACATTTGCAGGCGTATGTCGGCGCAGGACGCGCGGCGCTCTACAAGCTGGAATGTGAACTGCCCGCCCTGTCCCGCCCGCTCTACGAATGCATCCTCACCGGGGTCGTGCCCATCGACAGCGGCATCGTGCACAACAACGTCTCGCGCCTGTCGAACCAGCGCAGCATTTTCCACTACGCCATCGAAGGCGGTCTCAGTACGGCGGCCGCGGCCTACCACTGGGTCAGTGAGCTCTACAACGCGTCACCCTTCGTAGCCGGTCGTGATCGTCACACCGACAACCCCGACCTGCCGATCCAATACGGCCATTTCTACTGGAATGACCACTACCCCGATTCCCATCTGCTCGCCGACGCGGAACACCTGCGCCAGCGCTACTTGCCGAACTTCCTGCTGGTGCATCCAATGAACATTGACGATGCCGGCCACAAGCACGGCCTCGATACGCCGCAATACCGCAACAGCGCCCGCTCGGCCGATATCAACCTGGCGGTCTACCTGCAAGCCTGGCTCGACGTCGGTTACCAGGTGCTGGTGACGTCCGACCACGGCATGAACAGCGACCGTTCCCACAACGGCTTGCTGGCCGAAGAACGCGAGGTTCCGCTGTTTGTCCTCGGTGATGGCTTCAGCCTTGACGCCAGTGCTGCCCCTCGGCAGACCGAACTGTGCGGCACGATTTGCCAATTGCTCGGCGTCGACCACGACAAACCTTATTGCCGGGAGTTACTCAAGTGA
- a CDS encoding zinc-binding dehydrogenase has protein sequence MKALQGVEGQVVWADEPSPACDAGQVRIRVAAAGLNRADLLQKAGHYPPPPGASQVLGLECSGIISEVGPGSSWQVGDRVCALLAGGGMAEEVVVDGRHVLPVPEGLSMAEAAALPEVYGTAWLNLFQLAGLRPGEKVLLHAGASGVGSAAIQLCKAFGNPCWVSVGSADRLAYCEALGAQGGVVRTDDINSLNDFAPFDVILDPVGANYASLNVKLLSVDGRWVLIGLMGGRTAELDLAQVLGKRIQLLGSTLRSRNDQFKADLISELGQQVWPLFADKRLSPQLARTFAVTDAEAAFAELATNQVSGKLVLVIDEGLS, from the coding sequence GTGAAAGCATTGCAAGGCGTTGAAGGCCAAGTGGTATGGGCAGATGAGCCAAGTCCGGCCTGTGATGCAGGCCAAGTTCGCATCCGTGTGGCAGCCGCCGGCCTGAATCGGGCCGATTTACTGCAAAAAGCCGGGCATTATCCACCTCCACCGGGCGCCAGCCAGGTGTTGGGGCTGGAATGTTCCGGGATAATCAGCGAAGTCGGGCCCGGCTCTTCCTGGCAGGTCGGAGACCGCGTTTGCGCGTTACTGGCCGGTGGCGGGATGGCCGAAGAGGTGGTGGTCGATGGTCGCCATGTCTTGCCCGTGCCGGAAGGCTTGTCGATGGCCGAAGCGGCCGCGCTGCCCGAGGTCTACGGCACCGCGTGGCTGAATCTGTTCCAGCTCGCCGGGCTGCGGCCGGGTGAAAAAGTGCTGCTGCACGCCGGTGCCAGCGGTGTTGGCTCGGCGGCGATCCAGCTCTGCAAGGCGTTTGGCAACCCGTGTTGGGTCAGCGTCGGTTCGGCGGATCGGCTGGCCTATTGCGAAGCGCTGGGAGCCCAGGGCGGCGTGGTGCGCACCGACGACATCAACAGCCTGAACGACTTCGCGCCGTTCGATGTGATCCTCGATCCGGTCGGCGCGAACTACGCCAGTCTCAACGTGAAACTTTTGTCAGTTGACGGCCGCTGGGTGTTGATCGGCCTCATGGGCGGTCGCACGGCTGAGCTCGACCTCGCCCAAGTGTTGGGCAAGCGCATCCAATTGCTCGGCTCGACCCTGCGCAGCCGCAACGATCAATTCAAGGCCGATCTGATCAGCGAGCTGGGGCAGCAGGTATGGCCGTTGTTCGCTGATAAACGCTTGAGCCCGCAGTTGGCCCGGACGTTTGCGGTTACCGATGCCGAAGCGGCGTTTGCGGAACTGGCGACCAACCAGGTGTCGGGGAAGTTGGTGTTGGTGATTGATGAAGGCCTGAGTTGA
- a CDS encoding bifunctional diguanylate cyclase/phosphodiesterase: MTTIEQLSALSSILSQSGLHSLFQPIVCLSERRILGYEALTRGPSNSPLHSPIALLSVARQAGRLSELELACRRSACQRFNEQKLPGKLFLNVSPESLLESAHQTGRTLQLLQDFGIPPSQVVIELTEQTPIDDFQLLQTALHHYRAMGFSIALDDLGAGYSSLRLWSELRPDYVKIDRHFIDGIHQDALKREFVGSILKIAQASRAQVIAEGIELPEELAVLIEMGVDLVQGYLLARPQEHPSQDAKALMPRRDSGVVPLGDEVNDLGALLNEQPAVTHNTPTAAVLEAFRRQANLNSLAVLDDRGQPCGIVHRHSLSDALLKPFATDLFARKPISRLMSDDFLAVELNQSLQQVSRLITSRARQRIEEDFIITLNGNYMGLGRVIDVLKLITELKIQQARYANPLTLLPGNVPIQQCLTRLLQQRQESVICYVDIDSFKPFNDIYGYGRGDEVLLCLAQCLNERIDPSRDFVGHIGGDDFLLVLGPDDWRKRLTQLLNDFQNHCRRFYRPEHLEAGCFTALNRQGVRQEFALLSLSIGVVHLRSEACAGLDASQLAELASQAKHHAKEIVGGSLYLIDGGGGRVSVGELGVLA; this comes from the coding sequence ATGACCACGATAGAACAGCTGAGTGCCTTGAGCTCAATCCTGAGTCAAAGCGGTTTGCACAGCCTGTTCCAACCGATCGTTTGTCTCTCCGAACGACGCATCCTGGGTTACGAAGCCTTGACCCGAGGCCCGTCCAACAGCCCCCTGCACTCCCCTATCGCATTACTTTCCGTTGCCCGCCAGGCCGGGCGGCTCAGTGAACTGGAACTGGCCTGCCGACGTAGCGCCTGCCAGCGGTTCAACGAGCAGAAACTGCCGGGCAAGCTGTTCCTCAATGTGTCGCCCGAATCGCTACTCGAGTCGGCGCACCAGACCGGTCGTACATTGCAGTTGTTGCAAGACTTCGGCATCCCACCCAGCCAAGTCGTGATCGAATTGACCGAACAAACCCCGATCGATGACTTCCAGCTCCTGCAAACCGCCCTTCATCACTATCGAGCCATGGGCTTTTCCATCGCCCTGGATGACCTCGGCGCTGGGTATTCAAGCCTGCGTCTCTGGTCGGAACTACGGCCGGATTATGTGAAGATCGACCGGCACTTCATCGACGGCATTCACCAGGACGCGCTCAAGCGCGAGTTCGTCGGTTCCATCCTGAAAATCGCCCAGGCCTCACGGGCCCAGGTGATTGCCGAGGGGATAGAGCTGCCGGAAGAATTGGCCGTGCTGATCGAAATGGGCGTCGATCTGGTCCAGGGCTATCTGCTTGCCCGGCCGCAGGAACACCCTTCCCAGGACGCCAAGGCGTTGATGCCCCGCCGAGACAGCGGGGTGGTGCCGCTGGGCGATGAAGTCAATGACCTTGGCGCATTGCTCAACGAACAACCGGCGGTGACCCACAACACCCCGACGGCCGCGGTCCTGGAAGCGTTCCGCCGCCAGGCCAATCTCAACTCCCTGGCAGTGCTGGACGACCGTGGCCAGCCCTGCGGCATCGTCCATCGCCATTCGCTCTCCGATGCCTTGCTCAAACCCTTCGCCACCGACCTCTTCGCGCGCAAACCCATCAGCCGCCTGATGAGTGATGACTTCCTCGCGGTGGAACTCAATCAGTCGCTGCAACAAGTCAGCCGCCTGATCACCAGCCGCGCCCGGCAACGCATCGAAGAAGATTTCATCATCACCCTCAACGGCAACTACATGGGATTGGGGCGCGTCATCGACGTGCTCAAACTCATCACCGAACTGAAAATCCAGCAGGCCCGCTACGCCAACCCGCTGACCTTGCTACCGGGCAACGTGCCGATCCAGCAATGCCTCACCCGCCTGCTGCAACAACGCCAGGAGTCGGTGATCTGCTACGTCGACATCGACAGCTTCAAACCCTTCAACGACATCTACGGCTACGGCCGCGGCGACGAAGTCCTACTGTGCCTGGCGCAATGCCTGAACGAACGCATCGACCCCAGCCGCGACTTCGTCGGCCACATCGGCGGCGACGACTTCCTACTGGTCCTCGGCCCGGATGACTGGCGTAAACGCCTGACCCAACTGTTGAACGACTTCCAGAACCACTGCCGCCGCTTCTACCGGCCGGAGCACCTTGAGGCGGGATGTTTTACCGCGTTGAACCGGCAGGGGGTGCGGCAGGAGTTCGCTTTGTTGTCGTTGTCGATTGGGGTAGTGCACCTGCGCTCGGAGGCTTGTGCGGGGCTGGACGCCAGTCAGCTGGCGGAGCTGGCCTCCCAGGCCAAGCATCATGCCAAGGAGATTGTTGGGGGGAGTTTGTATTTGATTGATGGGGGGGGTGGGCGGGTGTCAGTTGGGGAGTTAGGGGTGTTGGCATGA